The following are encoded in a window of Lacinutrix sp. WUR7 genomic DNA:
- a CDS encoding response regulator, with translation MDKINIALADDELLFLQGLKAILGNEENINILFTAQDGEDLVQQLREAKTLPEIVVTDLKMPNLNGVEVTKIIHKEFPDIKVIALTSYFSKPFILNMISIGAVAYLAKNSTPALMIKTIEEVYDKGFYYDGKVMQYVHESITNPKDKNTKSTFDTNYFTKREIEVLELICKQYTTNDIGETLFISPRTVEGHRNNLLLKTEAKNVAGLVIYALKNKLVSLDNNSF, from the coding sequence ATGGATAAAATAAATATAGCATTAGCAGATGATGAACTTTTATTCTTACAAGGATTAAAAGCAATTTTAGGTAATGAAGAAAATATCAATATTCTTTTTACTGCTCAAGATGGAGAGGATTTAGTACAACAATTACGCGAAGCAAAAACCCTACCTGAAATTGTAGTAACAGATCTTAAAATGCCTAATTTAAATGGCGTGGAAGTCACTAAAATTATTCACAAAGAATTTCCAGACATAAAAGTAATTGCACTTACTAGTTACTTTAGCAAACCTTTTATATTAAACATGATTTCTATTGGAGCTGTTGCTTATTTAGCAAAAAACAGCACACCAGCATTAATGATTAAAACCATTGAAGAGGTTTATGATAAAGGTTTTTATTACGACGGAAAAGTGATGCAATACGTTCATGAAAGTATTACAAATCCGAAAGACAAAAACACAAAATCTACATTTGACACTAATTACTTTACAAAACGAGAAATAGAAGTTCTAGAACTTATTTGCAAACAATACACCACCAATGATATTGGCGAAACACTATTTATTAGTCCGAGAACTGTAGAAGGTCATCGTAATAATTTATTGCTTAAAACCGAAGCAAAAAATGTTGCTGGACTGGTTATTTATGCATTAAAAAACAAGCTTGTTTCCCTAGATAACAATAGCTTTTAA
- a CDS encoding Bax inhibitor-1 family protein yields the protein MENQNINPFQEEQPKVLVAALEQVDRVAFYKQTYAHVAGGVLVFILFEYLLLQSETIVNFALSMTDGFKWLIMLGGFMFITNYAEKMALKTPDKNKQYLAYALYILAEAFIFVPMIYMAAFYMDSGPEILQQAAIVTLSLFSGLTAVVFVTKKDFSFLKTGLTIGFFIAIGLIIAGTLFGFNLGLWFSVGMCLLAGGSILYQTSNLINKYTVDQYIPASLGLFASLMLLFWYVLQIFMSRD from the coding sequence ATGGAAAATCAAAATATAAATCCTTTTCAAGAGGAACAACCTAAAGTACTTGTAGCAGCATTAGAACAAGTAGACCGAGTTGCTTTTTATAAACAAACGTATGCACATGTTGCTGGTGGCGTTTTAGTATTTATTCTTTTTGAATATTTATTATTGCAAAGCGAGACTATTGTAAATTTTGCACTATCCATGACCGATGGTTTTAAATGGCTAATCATGCTAGGAGGTTTTATGTTTATTACTAATTATGCGGAAAAAATGGCTTTAAAGACGCCAGATAAAAACAAGCAATATTTAGCATATGCATTATATATTTTAGCCGAAGCATTTATCTTTGTGCCAATGATTTATATGGCAGCTTTTTATATGGATTCTGGTCCAGAAATATTACAACAAGCAGCAATAGTAACCTTATCCTTATTTAGTGGTTTAACCGCTGTCGTTTTTGTAACTAAAAAAGATTTTTCGTTTTTAAAAACGGGCTTAACAATTGGCTTTTTTATAGCTATAGGTTTAATTATAGCAGGAACACTTTTTGGGTTTAACCTAGGATTATGGTTTTCTGTAGGAATGTGTTTACTAGCAGGAGGTTCTATTTTATACCAAACTTCTAACCTTATCAATAAATATACAGTAGATCAATATATTCCAGCTTCGCTTGGTTTATTTGCATCTTTAATGCTATTGTTTTGGTATGTATTACAGATTTTTATGTCTAGAGATTAA
- a CDS encoding sensor histidine kinase yields the protein MENEKLIIQALVYGIIFLVLITTGLILFFHYSRQKIVQKELEKAALKLESQQKILQTSIAIQEIERKRIAQDLHDAISSKLNIISLSTNVLLTDKSINDKQKASLNQILEITATTLESSRKIAHDLMPPILDEFGLKVALEELFDDFSANTTLEIEHNIENLSKLSRNNQLHVFRIIQELMNNSIRHGKANELAIYMEQNPTGFKMRYQDNGVGFNVKEISKKSGIGLQNINSRVKILNGFLKMESTKNNGSLFIIQCTYHG from the coding sequence ATGGAAAACGAAAAATTAATTATTCAAGCATTGGTTTACGGAATCATCTTTTTGGTTTTAATAACTACTGGATTAATTCTGTTTTTTCATTATTCCAGACAAAAAATAGTGCAAAAAGAGCTTGAAAAAGCTGCATTAAAACTTGAAAGTCAACAAAAAATATTACAAACCTCTATTGCTATTCAAGAAATAGAACGCAAACGTATTGCACAAGATTTACATGATGCCATTAGTTCTAAACTCAACATTATTAGCTTGTCTACCAACGTGCTTTTAACAGATAAATCTATTAATGATAAACAGAAAGCTTCATTAAACCAAATCCTTGAAATAACCGCTACTACCCTAGAGAGTTCAAGAAAGATTGCGCATGATTTAATGCCTCCAATTTTAGATGAGTTCGGACTTAAGGTTGCTTTAGAAGAATTATTCGATGATTTTTCGGCAAATACAACATTAGAAATAGAGCATAATATTGAAAATTTAAGTAAATTATCTAGAAATAATCAATTGCATGTATTTCGAATTATTCAAGAACTAATGAATAATTCTATTAGACATGGAAAAGCAAATGAATTAGCGATATATATGGAACAAAACCCAACAGGGTTTAAAATGCGCTATCAAGATAACGGTGTTGGTTTTAATGTGAAAGAAATTAGTAAAAAAAGTGGCATTGGTTTACAAAACATAAATAGCCGTGTTAAAATTTTAAACGGGTTTCTTAAAATGGAAAGCACCAAAAATAATGGTAGCCTTTTTATAATACAATGTACATATCATGGATAA
- a CDS encoding zinc metallopeptidase, translating to MMLGNMGYYILIGVIGLISSLVSGKLKKKFAFYSKVHLRNGMTGAEIAKKMLADHGITDVEVISVNGQLTDHYNPANKTVNLSEVVYGHANAAAAAVAAHEVGHAVQHATAYRYLTMRSKLVPVVQITSKMSTYVIFGGLALMASQAMGVMGTYVAIAGLIMMGAATLFSFITLPVEYDASNRALAWLKNKNMLTQEEYAGSEDALKWAARTYLVAAIGALASLLYWAVQILGRRD from the coding sequence ATGATGTTAGGGAATATGGGTTATTACATTTTAATTGGTGTAATTGGCCTTATAAGTAGTTTAGTAAGTGGAAAACTAAAAAAGAAATTCGCATTCTATTCAAAAGTACATCTTCGTAATGGTATGACTGGAGCGGAGATTGCTAAAAAAATGTTAGCTGATCATGGTATTACAGATGTAGAAGTCATTTCTGTTAACGGACAATTAACAGATCACTACAATCCAGCAAATAAAACCGTTAATTTAAGCGAAGTTGTTTATGGTCATGCCAATGCCGCTGCAGCCGCTGTAGCAGCACATGAAGTTGGTCATGCTGTGCAACACGCAACTGCATATAGATATTTAACAATGCGTTCTAAATTAGTTCCGGTGGTGCAAATAACTTCCAAAATGTCTACCTATGTTATCTTTGGTGGTCTTGCTTTAATGGCAAGCCAAGCAATGGGAGTAATGGGAACCTATGTGGCAATTGCAGGATTAATAATGATGGGAGCAGCAACCTTATTTAGTTTTATTACGTTACCAGTAGAATATGATGCAAGTAACAGAGCATTAGCTTGGTTGAAAAATAAAAACATGTTGACGCAAGAAGAATATGCAGGATCTGAAGATGCACTTAAATGGGCAGCAAGAACCTATTTAGTTGCAGCAATTGGTGCATTAGCTTCTTTGTTATATTGGGCAGTTCAAATACTGGGAAGAAGAGATTAA
- a CDS encoding phage tail protein, whose product MDPFIAQIILFGGTFAPRGWAYCDGQLLPISQYNALFSLLGTTYGGDGRTTFALPDLRGRVPVHPGSGPGQPTIKLGQKGGEAAVILNANQMPTHNHTAVTNAVSPIPRGGATVTNPANAYNAEGGVFATGANAQMAADATVIGQSGGNLPHNNMQPFTALSYIIALQGVFPSRN is encoded by the coding sequence ATGGATCCATTTATTGCACAAATTATTTTGTTCGGAGGGACTTTTGCACCACGAGGATGGGCATATTGCGACGGGCAGTTATTACCTATTTCGCAGTACAACGCTTTATTTTCTTTATTAGGAACTACTTATGGAGGTGATGGTAGAACAACTTTTGCTTTACCCGACTTAAGAGGTAGAGTTCCTGTACACCCAGGGTCAGGTCCTGGACAGCCAACCATAAAGCTAGGGCAAAAAGGAGGGGAAGCAGCTGTAATTCTTAATGCTAACCAAATGCCTACACATAATCATACTGCTGTTACTAACGCTGTGAGTCCAATTCCTAGGGGTGGAGCTACAGTAACAAACCCAGCAAATGCTTACAATGCAGAAGGTGGGGTTTTTGCAACAGGAGCAAATGCACAAATGGCTGCAGATGCTACAGTTATTGGACAGTCTGGTGGTAATCTACCGCATAATAACATGCAGCCTTTTACAGCCTTAAGTTATATTATAGCATTACAAGGTGTCTTTCCAAGTAGAAACTAA